The genomic stretch TGGTACTTCTTCCCGGCCGGGCCGTCCACGATCTGGTGGAGGTCGCCGATGTCGATGCTGTCGGCGGTGAACTTCAGGGCCTGCTTGGTACGGCCGTTGGGCATCGTGAGGTTGACGACGCCCTCGTAGTCCAGGCCGCGCAGGGTCAGCCCGCTGGACTCCAGGTACCAGGGCTGGTTCGGGACGGTGGCCGGGGGCCGCTCGTCCTGGCCTGCGACCTTCTTCTCCTCGACGCAGGGGAACGGCTTCTTGCCGTCCGCGTCGGGGGCGCCCGGGTCGGCGCTGCCGCTCGGGGACGGGGAGGCCGACGGCGAGGCGTCGTCCGCCTTGTCCTTGGCGTCCTTCGCCGCGTCCTTCGCGGCCTTCCCGGCCTTGCCGGTGGCGTCCCCGGCCGCTTCGCCCGCCTTGCCGACGGCGTCCTTCAGCGGGTCGGTGGGCTTGGCGGAGGGTTTGCCGGCGGGGTGGCCAGTGCCGGAGTCCCCCGACGGGGACGGGGTGGGCGTCGCGCCGGGGCCGGCCGGCTTCTCCTGGCCGGGGTGGAAGACGTCGTGCAGCTTCTTGCCCACGCCCAGGGGGTCGTACCAGGGGTTCTGCTCCGTGGGGGTGGAGGAGGCCGAGGGGGACGGGGTGGGGGCGGGGGTCTTCCCGGACGTGTCCGGGGAGGGGGAGGGAGTGCGGGAGGAGGCGTCGGGGGACGGGGGCGGCGTGGTGTCCGTACCGGCGCCGCCCTTCGAGCCACCGGCGGTCTGGTCCTTGCCGGGCCTTGCGGACTTGCCGTCCTCGGCGGCCTTGTCCTTGGCGGCCTTCTCCTTGGCGGCCTTGTCCTTCTCCGCCTTCTCCTTCTCCGCCTTCTCCTTCTCGGCCTTGTCCTTCCCGTCCTGCTCCGCCTTGTCGGGAGCGCTGACGCACGGGCCGTTCCTGAAGGGGCTCTCCGGCGGCTGCGGTTTGGCCATCGCCAGCTGCGGGGTCAGGCCCATGCCCATCAGGACGGCGGACGGCATCGCGGCGATGGCGATCGCCTTGCCCGCGGGCACGTGCAGCCGGGTCAGCAGCGGCTTGCGCGGGGCCGCGTGGCGCGGCCCGGTTCTCGCCCCTGGGGCGGCCGCGTTCGTCTCGTGCAGCTCATCACCCGGCACTGTGCCTCCCGTTCGTCCCGTTGACCGGGTTCGCTCCTGACAGGTCGTCCGGTGTGCTGCCCGCGGGCCGGGCCGGTGTGCCGCTCTCGGGGGCGAGCGGCTTGCCCGGCGCCCAGGAGACCCCCAGCGCGCCGCCGATCAGGCCCAGCACGAAGCCGACCATGAAGGCGCCGAAGTTGGAGACGACCAGGGAGACCAGGGACAGCAGGATCGCCGCCACGCCCGCGAAGACGCGGGAGGCGGGCTGGAACCACATGGTCAGGCCGAGCACGACCAGGAGCACGCCGATGATCAGCGAGCCGGCGCCCGCGGTCGTCGCCATCCGGACGGTCAGGGAGCCGATCGTGAGGTTCGCGTAGGGGATGTACATGATCGGGAATCCGGCCAGCAGCGTCAGCACCCCGCCCCAGAACGGGCGCTGTCCTCGCCACTCCCGGAACGAAGTGCGCTTCCGGCCGATGCTCTCGTTCAGCCGTGGTCGCGTGTCGGCGCTCATGTCGTACAGCTCCTCGGGACTGGCTCATCGGTGGTACGTGAGCTGGGGTGCGTGGTGCGGCGGCCGCCGGCGTACGGGTGCGGGGCGCGCGGACGGCGGGCCGCTCCCGCCGTGCGCACCCCCCGCTCCCGTGCGCTCAGGGCGTCAGTAGCACTCGTTCTTGCCGCGGCTGACGTTCATGTGCAGACCGCTGAGCTTGAACGTGCCGGCCGTGGTGGCCCAGGCACGCTGCTTGACGTCCTCGAAGTGGACCTTTTCGGCCTGCTGGGCGAAGGAGTTGGGGAGGTAGCTCCCCTGGCCGCCCTCGCCGGGCTTGGCCGGACCCGGGCCCTTGGTGGTGCTGTCCACCGAGACACCGATGTCCACGTTGGTGAACGTCGCGTTGGTCTGCAGGTCGTCGGCGTCGATGTAGAGCTTCTTCGCCTCGACCCGCGGACCGCCCTTGCCGCCCGCCTTGAGCTGCATCGTCACATCGCCGAAGATCGGCACCGGCACGACGACCGACTGGCACAGGTTGGTGATCTCCGCGGAGTTCATGCCCACCACGGCGACCGGGTGCTGGCCGTTCTTGCCCTTGTCGAGGGCGCCGTACTGGACGAACCCGTCACCGTCGAGTTCCGACGCGGTGACCTTGAACTGCTGACCGGAGACGCTGAACGACGCCGCCAGCGCACCCTGCGCGATGGCGACACCGATGGCCGCCGTCGCCGCGACGCTCGGGACCATGACGACCGCGAACCGCTTCCATCTGGTCCCGCCACGAGCCAGGGACTCCATGACTTTCCTCCTTCTCGGACGTACATCTCCGGTTGCGGTCCGGGTCTCGGGGAGACGGCGGCCGTACCTGGGATGGGAGAAGTGCTACGTCCTCGGGAAGGGGAGCGCCCGTATCGAAAGGCGTACAGGCGTAGCGCGTTCCGAAGCACCGGCGATCACCCCCGAGCGACAACCACTGGCCACGCTCGCGCGCGGCCCTTGTCGGACAGGCCCTGCCGGGTGGGCAGGAACCCCCCTGTCCAGGACCGGTGGCGGTGCCGCCGGCCACTCGGTGGGGACCCATCGCCCTCGCGACGCCGACCGGTTGCCGGGCGGGGGAAATGGACCGAGCCCGGCCGATCGTGGTGCATCGGGAGCCGTCGCACAAGGGGTTCGTTACTTGCGAGTAACGGAGAGATAACCGGCCCGCGACGGCGCGAAATCGGGCACGTACCCAGGGTCGTCGCCAACGGTGACGCGACACGGGGGAATCACGGACAAAAGTCGTCGAATCGCGGCACTGCTCTTACTCCAAGTAACAGCGGCCACGATTACCAAGATTTGGTAAAACGTGGCCGCCGCTGAGGAAGGGACCCCCGCGCTTCAGGAGACGCGGGAGACGGAGCGCCGAAGGCTCAGAAGAGCACCCGCGCCAGTGCCGTACGCGCCGAAATCACCCGCGGGTCGTCGGCGCCGATGACCTCGAACAGCTCCAGCAGCCGCACCCGCGCGGTCTCGCGGTCGTCGCCGGCCGTGCGCCGGACGGTGTCCACCAGCCGCCCGAAGGCGTCCTCGACATGGCCGCCGACCAGGTCCAGGTCGGCCGCCTCGATCTGCGCCCGCACGTCGCCGGGGGCGTCGGCCGCGGCCTTGCGCACCTGCTGCGCGTCCAGGCCCTGGACGCGCTGGAGGAGTTCGGCCTGCGCGAGGCCCAGCTTGGCCTCCGGGTTGGCCGGGTCGTCCGCGAGGACGTTCTTGTAGGCCTGGACGGCGCCGGCGAGGTCGCCGTTGTCCAGCGCCTGGTTCGCGGCTTCCAGGAGCGCGTCGTACGGGCCGGCCGGCGCGGGGGCCTCCTCGGCCTCGGCGGCGGCGGCCGGGTCCACCGGCGCGCCCACGATCCCGAACTGCTGCTCGGCGGCCTGGATGAGCTGGTCCAGCACCTGGCGGATCTGCGCCTCCGGGGCCGCGCCCTGGAACAGCGGGATCGGCTGGCCCGCGACGACCGCGAAGACCGCCGGGATGCCCTGCACGCCGAACTGCTGGAACAGCGCCTGGTTGCGGTCGACGTCGATCTTGGCCAGCACGAACTTTCCGGCGTACTCCCCCGCCAGCCGCTCCAGCAGCGGGCCGAGCTGCTTGCAGGGCTCGCACCACTCGGCCCAGAAATCGATGACGACCGGGACCTCGGTGGAGCGCTGGAGGATGTCCTGCTGGAACCCCGCCTCGTCGACGTCGAACACCAGACGGGCGCCGCCCGCGGGCTTGCCCGTGCGGGCGGCTTCGGCGCGCGCCTGCTCCGCCTTCTGCTTGGCTTCCCCGGCCGCCTTCACCGCGGCGAGGTCGACGACTCCACTCATGGACATGTTGCGTGGCTGCATGGGCCTATCCTCCCCCCTTCCGCGGACCGTTGCGAAAAGCGGTGCCGAAAATTCACGGTGCGCGAAATGCACGCGGCGCCGGTCGCGTCCCTGCGGCCCGCCGGTGTGCCGGCGCAGGACGGTGGTGCCGCGTTCCCGCCGGTCCCGGGGGTCCGGCGGACGGTGCCGTACGGCCCCGGGTCCCCACCCGCGGCCTGTGGTTGTCGCGTCCGGGGCACGCCGCGCCGGCGGGCCCTTTCGCTACGACCCGTAGCGTAACTGTCCGGCGCCCCGGCCCGGCAACCCCTCCCGCGAACGCCGGGAGTGATCTGCCTCACGAGGGCGGGCCCACCGTCCCGTACTGGCCGGTATGGTCGCCCGCATGCACCGCTGCCCCCTCACCGGCACCCGCTCCCCCGAGGGCCGTACGGGCCCCAGGGGCCGCACCGGCCGGCCGCGCAGCGCCGAGGCGGACCGCGCGATCCTCGGCGCGACCCGCGCCGCGCTGGTCGAGCTGGGCTGGGGCAAGCTGACGATGAGCGATGTGGCGGCCCGCGCCGGGGTGGCGAAGACGACCCTCTACCGCCGCTGGGCCAACAAGAACGAACTGGTCCTGGACGCCGTCGCGGTCCTCTTCGACGAGCTGGAACTGCCCGACCGGGGCTGTCTCCAGGCGGACATCGAGGGCGTGGTCCTGCAGTTCGCGTCGCTGCTGGCGCGCCCGGAGACCAAGACGGCGCTGATGGCAGTGGTCGCCGAGTCCACCACCGACGAAGCGCTGCGGCTGCGCATCCGCTCCGCGGTGGTGGAGCGGCAGAAGCGGCTGGTGGTCCTCGGGCGGGAGCGGGCGCAGGCGCGCGGGGAGCTGCCGCCGGACGCGGCCGGCGAGGAAGGCGCGGCGGCGGCCGGGCGGGCGGTGGGCCTGATCTTCGACGTGATCGCGGGCGCGGTCGTGCACCGGGCGCTGGTCAGCGCGGAGCCGGTGGACGAGCTGTGGGCGCAGCAGTTCAGCACGCTGCTGCTGGCCGGTCTGGGCGGACTGGGCGGGACGGACGGGACGGGCGGGACGGCGACGGAAGCGGGCCCGCCCAGGGCGTAGCGCTCCGGACGGGCCCGGCCGGCCCCACGGGTCTCAGACCTGGTACCGGTCCGCCGCGAACAGGTGGACATGCTCCGCCACCCACTCGGACGTCCGCTTCAGCCCCTCCTCCAGGGACACTTCGGGCGCCCAGCCCGCCCATTCGCGCGCCCGCGAATTGTCCGAAAGCAGTCGCTGGACCTCGCTGCCGGCGGGCCGCAGCCGGGAGCCCTCCACCACCACCTCGGCGTCCCGCCCGGACGCGGCTATCAGGGCCCGCGCCAGGTCGCCGATGGAGATCTCGCGCCCCGCACCGAGGTTGACGACCTCGCCCAGCGCCCGGTCGCAGTCGGCCATCGCCAGGAAGCCGGCCGCGGTGTCGGTGACGTAGGTGAAGTCCCGGGTCGGGGTGAGCGAGCCCAGCCGGATCTCCCGGGAGCCGGAGTGCAGCTGGGCGAGGATGGTGGGGATCACGGCGCGCGCGGACTGGCGCGGGCCGTAGGTGTTGAACGGGCGCACCACGGTGACCGGCAGCTCGAAGGCGTGCCAGTGGGACAGGGCCATCATGTCCGCGCCGATCTTCGAGGCGGAGTACGGGGACTGCGGCTGGAGCGGGTGGTCCTCGCCGATCGGCGCGGTCCGGGCGGTGCCGTACACCTCGCTGGTGGAGGTGTGGACCAGGCGCCGCACGGAGTGCCGGCGGCACGCCTCGGCGATGTTCTCGGTGCCGACGACGTTGGTCTGCACGTAGGCGCCGGGCGAGTCGTAGCTGTACGGGATGCCGATCAGGGCCGCGAGGTGGAAGACCGTGTCGCAGCCGGCCACCGCGTCGGAGACCCGGCCCGCGTCGCGCACGTCGCCCGCGACCATCTCGACCGGGCTGTCCGGCCCGAGGTAGCGCGCGAGGTGGCCCTTCTCGGCGTACGGCTTGTAGTGCACGAAGGCGCGGACCTTCGCGCCGTGGCCGACGAGCTGGTCCACGAGGGTGGAGCCGATGAAGCCCTCGGCGCCGGTGACCAGGACGGTGCGGCCCTTCCAGCGGGCTTCCATGGTGGCGTGGTCGTGAGTGGTCATGCGCTCTTCCTCAGATCTTGGGGGTAGGGGGTCGGGTGGGTCGCGGAGTGGCCGGCCAGCTCCAGGACCTTGGCGGCCAGCAGGTCGGCGGCCTGTGCGTGGGTGCCGGGGTCGGCGGCCTGGCCCATGGCGGCCAGCCGGCCGGGGTCGTCGAGCAGCGGTGTGACGAGCGCGTCCAGGCGCTCCGCGGTGGTCTCGGCGTCCGGCAGCAGCGCGGCGGCGCCCGCGTCGGACAGCACCCGCGCGTTGTGCGTCTGGTGGTCGCCGGGCGCGTGCGGGTACGGCACCAGCACCGCCGGCATGCCGATCGTGGCCAGCTCGGCGACGGTCGCCGAACCGGCCCGGCACACCACCAGGTCGGCGGCGGCGTAGGCCAGGTCCATCCGGTCCAGGTACGGGACGGCCTCGGCGACCGCCGCGCCGCCCGTCGCGGCGAGCCGCTCCCGGGTCTCGTCCAGGGCGGCGGGACCGGTCTTGATCAGCAGCCGCAGGTCCGTACGGGACCGGTGGCGGGCCGCTAGCCCGACCGCGGCCGCGGTGAGCCGGGCCGCGCCCAGGCTGCCGCCGTTGACGAGCAGCAGCCGGACGCCCTCCGGGATGCCCAGTTCGCGGCGGGCGCGGGCCCGCAGGGCCGTACGGTCCAGCGTCGCCAGCGGCCCGACCAGCGGCATGCCGACCGTCTCGGCGTGCTCGCCGCCCGCCAGGTGCTCGCGGCTGCGGTCGAAGGCGAGCGCGACGTGCGGGGTGAGCCGGGCGGCGAACTTGTTGGCCCGGCCCGGTACCGCGTTGGACTCGTGGATCAGGCTGGGCAGCCCGGCCAGCCGCGCGCCGACGATGACCGGCGCGCTCGGGTAACCGCCCATGCCGACGGCGACCTGGGCGCCCTGGGTGCGCAGGATCGAGCGGCACTGGTTGCCGGATCTCAGCAGCGCGGCGGGCAGCAGATACCGTTTGGCGCCGAGCGACGGGTCGAAGGGGATCATGTCCACGGTGTGCAGGCGGTAGCCGGCCTGGGGGATGAGCCGTGTCTCCAGCCCGCGCTCCGTGCCGACGAAGGAGATCACCGCGTCGGGCACCGCCCGGCGCAGGGCGTCAGCGAGGGCGAGGCCGGGGTAGATGTGGCCGCCGGTACCCCCCGCACCGATGACGACCGATAGTGGTGTGCGCATGGCCGCCACGCTCGCGAGGCGCCCTAAGAAGGTTCTAAGACGGACTTTTGGCAGCCTGTGTGCATGCCGTCCACGCCTGCACCGCACCCCGCCGACCGGAGCGCCGCCCCGCGGCCCGCCGGGTCCCCGCCGAAGATCCTCGTCGTCGACGACGAACCGGAGGTGCGGGCCGCCGTCGAGGACGGCCTGAGCGTGGAGGGGTACGCGGTGCGCGGCGCGTCCGACGGGCTGGCCGCGCTCTCCGAGGTCGCCTCCTGGCAGCCGGACGCGATCGTGCTGGACGTGATGATGCCGGTGCTGGGCGGCCTGGCGGTGTGCCGGCGGCTGCGCGCGCTGGACGACCGTACGCCGATCCTGGTGCTGACCGCGCTGGGCTCGGTCAGCGAGCGGGTGGACGGGCTGGACGCGGGCGCCGACGACTACCTCGTCAAGCCGTTCGCGCTGGACGAGCTGGTCGCGCGGGTGCGGGCGCTGCTGCGCCGCGCCTCGGCCGCGGCCGCCGACGACACCTCGCTGGCCTTCGCCGATCTGGTCGTGGACCCCGTCACCCGTACCGGCCACCGGGGCGGCCGGCCGCTGGAGTTCAGCCGTACGGAATGGGCGCTGCTGGAACTGCTCCTGCTGCACCCCGGGCAGGTGATGCCGCGCGAGCTGATCCTGGAGCGGGTCTGGGGCCGCGACTTCGGCCCGGACTCCAACTCCCTCGCGGTGTACGTCGGTTACCTGCGCCGCAAGCTGGAGGCGGGCGGCGAGCCGCGGCTGGTGCACACCGTGCACGGCGTCGGCTACCGCCTGGACGAGCCGGACCAGCCGGGCGGGGAGGCCAGGGCCGAACGGACCGGCAGGACCCGCAGGCAGGGCCGCGGCGGCCGAACGGGACGGGCGTGAGCGGCCGGCGCGGTCTGGGCGCGCGCTGGCGGCGCCGCCGCCCGCTGCGGACACGGCTGGCGATCGCCACGTCCGCCGCCGTGGCAGTGGTGGCGGTCGGCGTCTGCGTGGCGGCGTTCTTCATCACCGAGCACCAGATGACCCGGCAGCTCGATTTCAACCTGGCGCAGACGGCCAACCAGTACACGCAGCAGTACCTCAAGGACGGCCCGTCGGCCGGGGACACGGGCTGCCGCTACCTGGCCGTTCCCTGCGTCCAGTCGGCCCCCGCCGACCCGTCCAAGGACCCGCGCGACCCGTACGCGATGCCGGTCGACGACGACACCCGCGCAGTCGCCGCCGGGCGCCGGGCGGCGTACTACAAGAAGCTGACCGTGGCCGGCCGTCCGGTGCGGATGTACACCACGAAGCTGCCCGGCAAGGACCAGGCGCTCCAGGTGGCGCTGCGCTCGGACGTCGTGCAGCGCGGTGTCCAGAAGGCCGCGCTGGCGCTGGCCGGGGTCGGCGGAGCGGGCGTCCTGCTGGCGGCCGGGCTCGGCTACTGGGTCTCGCGTACCGGACTGGCGCCGGTCGCCCGCCTCACCGCCACCGCCGAACGCATCGCCGCCACCCGCGACGCCCGGCACCGCATCGAGCTGCCCGCGGGGCCGCCCGGCCGCCAGGACGAGATCACCCGGCTGGCCGCCAGCTTCAACACCATGCTCGGCGAGCTGGAACAGTCGGTGGCGGCGCAGCGGCGGCTGGTCGCGGACGCCTCCCACGAGCTGCGCACACCGCTGACCGCGCTGCGCACCAACGCCGAACTCCTCGCCCGTTCGGGCCGGCTGACCGACACCCAGCGCGACCGCGCGTCCGGGGCGCTGGGCCGTCAGCTGCGCGAGGTCACCACGCTGGTCAACGACCTGATCGAACTGGCCCGGGACGAGGAGCCGCAGCCGCTGGTGGAGCAGGTGCGCCCGGCGGCGCTGCTGGAGCACGCGGTGGAGGCGGCGCGCGAGCACTGGCCGGGGGTGGAGTTCACCGTACGGACCGACGAGGCGGCGGCCGGGACCACCGTCCCCGGTGTTCCGGCGCGGCTGTCCCGGCTGCTGTCCAACCTGCTCGACAACGCGGCGAAGTTCTCGCCGCCGGGCGGTCCGGTCGAGACCCGGCTGACCGTTTCGGCGGGCGAGTTGGAGCTGACCGTGCGCGACCACGGCCCCGGCATCTCGGCCGAGGACCTGCCGCACGTCTTCGACCGCTTCTACCGTGCCGAGGCGGCCCGCGCGCTGCCGGGCTCGGGCCTCGGCCTGGCCATGGCCCGCCAGATCGCCCGCGCGCACCACGCCGAACTGACGGCCGCGCAGGCGCCGGGCGGCGGGGCGGTCTTCCGCCTGCGCTTCCCGGCGGGGTAGGACGGGGCAGGACGGGGACGGCGGCCCGGCTTGGCTACGCTGGGCCGGAATCAGGGCCGGGGCCGTGGGAACGGCAACCGGCAGTCGGTGCTGGGCGGATCGGGAGGGTGGGCGGTGAGCGGACGCGTGCGCCGGGCGCTGCCGGGCTTCCTGCCCCGCGCGCTGGCCGGGCTGTGGGCCGTCCTGCTGGTCCTGGCGGGTACGTCCGGGGCGGGGCAGGCCGGTGCGTTCGGGGCGCCCGGTACGGTCCCGGCCGGCACGGCGGGTGCCGCGGGTGCCGCATCCGGCCCGCTGGGGCCCGGCTCGCTCGCCGCCTCCGGCCCGGCGGCCGCCACTTCCGGCCCCGGCGACACCGCTTACCGGCCATCCTCCGCCGCACCCCAGGCACTCAGCGCGCACTCCGCGCCCGCCCACTCCCGGGCCGACGCCCGGACCGCCCCCGACCGCCCGGTGGCCCGTCAGTCCGCCACCGCCCATGTCCACGGGGTCCTGCCGCACCCGCGCTCCCCGGGCCTGCCGGGCGCGCTGCCGTCCGCGGCCCCCACGCCGCACCGCTCCCCCTTCGGGTACGGCGAGACCGTCGGCCCCCGCCAGGAACGGGCACCGCCCGGAGCCCGGTACTCCCCACGCAGCCCGCGCGCCCCGCCCTTCGTACGGAGCAGCTGACGCCCCAGGCGCTCGGCCGCCCGCAGCACCGGCATGCCCCGCGACGCCCCGCGCGCCGCCGCTGACCGGTGCGCGCCGCCGGCCGGCGCTCCGCCTCCGTATCCCTGAAGGGGAGACCCATGCCGTCCCGCGCACCGTCGCGGCGTCACTGGCGTGCGCTGATCGCGCTCGCCGCCGTCGCCGTGTCGCTGTACCTCGCCCTGACCACGCCCGCCCGCCTCGGCCTCGACCTGCGCGGCGGCACCCAGATCGTCCTGGAGACCAAGGACTCGCCCACCGCCCGCGCCGACTCCGCCGCCACCGACCGGGCCCTGGAGGTGCTGCGGCAGCGGGTCGACGCGCTCGGGGTCGCCGAACCGTCGCTGTCCCGCTCCGGTGAGAAGCGCATCGTCGCCGAACTGCCCGGCGTACGGGACCCGAAGGAGGCCGTCGAGGTCATCGGCCGTACCGCGCAGCTCACGTTCCATCCCGTCCTCGGCACCACACAGGACCCGAAGGGCACACCGGAAGCGCGGCATCCGCAGGACCGCGGCCGCACCCTGCCCGACCCGGACGCGCCCGGCCAGGCCCTGCGGCTCGGCCCGCCCGCCCTGACCGGCGAGGGCGTCAAGGACGCGGAGGCCGTCTTCGACGCGCAGGGCGGGCGCGGCTGGACCGTCGACCTGGCCTTCCGGGGCGCCGCCGCCGACGCCTGGGCGCGGGTCACCGGCCAGGCGGCCTGCGCGGCGCCCGGCGATCCGGCGCGGCGGGTGGCCATCGTCCTGGACGACAAGATCATTTCAGCGCCCGGCATGCAGCAGAGCGTGCCCTGCAAGACCGGTATCGCGGGCGGCAACGCGCAGATCACCGGCGGGTTCGACGACGCCGCGGCCCGCGACCTGGCGGCCCTGGTCAAGGGCGGCGCCCTGCCGGTGCCCGTCGAGGTCGTCGAACAGCGCACCGTCGGCCCGACGCTCGGCGCCGACGCGATCGAGGCCAGCGCCACCGCCGCGGTCATCGGCCTGCTGTGCACCGGCGCTTTCGTGATCGTCGTCTACCGGCTGCTGGGCGCGCTGGCCACGGTGGCCCTCGCCGCGTACGGGCTGCTGTCGTACGCCGTGCTGGTCGCCCTGGGCGCCACCCTCACCCTCCCCGGGCTCGCCGGT from Streptomyces albofaciens JCM 4342 encodes the following:
- a CDS encoding DUF6114 domain-containing protein, coding for MSADTRPRLNESIGRKRTSFREWRGQRPFWGGVLTLLAGFPIMYIPYANLTIGSLTVRMATTAGAGSLIIGVLLVVLGLTMWFQPASRVFAGVAAILLSLVSLVVSNFGAFMVGFVLGLIGGALGVSWAPGKPLAPESGTPARPAGSTPDDLSGANPVNGTNGRHSAG
- a CDS encoding response regulator transcription factor, with product MPSTPAPHPADRSAAPRPAGSPPKILVVDDEPEVRAAVEDGLSVEGYAVRGASDGLAALSEVASWQPDAIVLDVMMPVLGGLAVCRRLRALDDRTPILVLTALGSVSERVDGLDAGADDYLVKPFALDELVARVRALLRRASAAAADDTSLAFADLVVDPVTRTGHRGGRPLEFSRTEWALLELLLLHPGQVMPRELILERVWGRDFGPDSNSLAVYVGYLRRKLEAGGEPRLVHTVHGVGYRLDEPDQPGGEARAERTGRTRRQGRGGRTGRA
- a CDS encoding DUF6230 family protein translates to MESLARGGTRWKRFAVVMVPSVAATAAIGVAIAQGALAASFSVSGQQFKVTASELDGDGFVQYGALDKGKNGQHPVAVVGMNSAEITNLCQSVVVPVPIFGDVTMQLKAGGKGGPRVEAKKLYIDADDLQTNATFTNVDIGVSVDSTTKGPGPAKPGEGGQGSYLPNSFAQQAEKVHFEDVKQRAWATTAGTFKLSGLHMNVSRGKNECY
- a CDS encoding GDP-mannose 4,6-dehydratase; this translates as MTTHDHATMEARWKGRTVLVTGAEGFIGSTLVDQLVGHGAKVRAFVHYKPYAEKGHLARYLGPDSPVEMVAGDVRDAGRVSDAVAGCDTVFHLAALIGIPYSYDSPGAYVQTNVVGTENIAEACRRHSVRRLVHTSTSEVYGTARTAPIGEDHPLQPQSPYSASKIGADMMALSHWHAFELPVTVVRPFNTYGPRQSARAVIPTILAQLHSGSREIRLGSLTPTRDFTYVTDTAAGFLAMADCDRALGEVVNLGAGREISIGDLARALIAASGRDAEVVVEGSRLRPAGSEVQRLLSDNSRAREWAGWAPEVSLEEGLKRTSEWVAEHVHLFAADRYQV
- a CDS encoding TetR/AcrR family transcriptional regulator, yielding MVARMHRCPLTGTRSPEGRTGPRGRTGRPRSAEADRAILGATRAALVELGWGKLTMSDVAARAGVAKTTLYRRWANKNELVLDAVAVLFDELELPDRGCLQADIEGVVLQFASLLARPETKTALMAVVAESTTDEALRLRIRSAVVERQKRLVVLGRERAQARGELPPDAAGEEGAAAAGRAVGLIFDVIAGAVVHRALVSAEPVDELWAQQFSTLLLAGLGGLGGTDGTGGTATEAGPPRA
- a CDS encoding sensor histidine kinase, with product MSGRRGLGARWRRRRPLRTRLAIATSAAVAVVAVGVCVAAFFITEHQMTRQLDFNLAQTANQYTQQYLKDGPSAGDTGCRYLAVPCVQSAPADPSKDPRDPYAMPVDDDTRAVAAGRRAAYYKKLTVAGRPVRMYTTKLPGKDQALQVALRSDVVQRGVQKAALALAGVGGAGVLLAAGLGYWVSRTGLAPVARLTATAERIAATRDARHRIELPAGPPGRQDEITRLAASFNTMLGELEQSVAAQRRLVADASHELRTPLTALRTNAELLARSGRLTDTQRDRASGALGRQLREVTTLVNDLIELARDEEPQPLVEQVRPAALLEHAVEAAREHWPGVEFTVRTDEAAAGTTVPGVPARLSRLLSNLLDNAAKFSPPGGPVETRLTVSAGELELTVRDHGPGISAEDLPHVFDRFYRAEAARALPGSGLGLAMARQIARAHHAELTAAQAPGGGAVFRLRFPAG
- a CDS encoding tetratricopeptide repeat protein, which encodes MQPRNMSMSGVVDLAAVKAAGEAKQKAEQARAEAARTGKPAGGARLVFDVDEAGFQQDILQRSTEVPVVIDFWAEWCEPCKQLGPLLERLAGEYAGKFVLAKIDVDRNQALFQQFGVQGIPAVFAVVAGQPIPLFQGAAPEAQIRQVLDQLIQAAEQQFGIVGAPVDPAAAAEAEEAPAPAGPYDALLEAANQALDNGDLAGAVQAYKNVLADDPANPEAKLGLAQAELLQRVQGLDAQQVRKAAADAPGDVRAQIEAADLDLVGGHVEDAFGRLVDTVRRTAGDDRETARVRLLELFEVIGADDPRVISARTALARVLF
- a CDS encoding UDP-N-acetylglucosamine--N-acetylmuramyl-(pentapeptide) pyrophosphoryl-undecaprenol N-acetylglucosamine transferase; translated protein: MRTPLSVVIGAGGTGGHIYPGLALADALRRAVPDAVISFVGTERGLETRLIPQAGYRLHTVDMIPFDPSLGAKRYLLPAALLRSGNQCRSILRTQGAQVAVGMGGYPSAPVIVGARLAGLPSLIHESNAVPGRANKFAARLTPHVALAFDRSREHLAGGEHAETVGMPLVGPLATLDRTALRARARRELGIPEGVRLLLVNGGSLGAARLTAAAVGLAARHRSRTDLRLLIKTGPAALDETRERLAATGGAAVAEAVPYLDRMDLAYAAADLVVCRAGSATVAELATIGMPAVLVPYPHAPGDHQTHNARVLSDAGAAALLPDAETTAERLDALVTPLLDDPGRLAAMGQAADPGTHAQAADLLAAKVLELAGHSATHPTPYPQDLRKSA